ATGGAAGACATATTCAACAAGAGCTTCAATGGTATAAGTGAGACTTACCAAAGCGAAATGTGAGTTCTATAGAGCAATTATAAGACCAATAATATTATATGAGAGTAATGTTGCGCTACTAAAATCCTACAAATCCACAAGATGAGTGCCACAAAGATTTGGTTGATAAGATGGATGTGCGGTCATAAAAGATTAGTAAAGGTTCTCTTTAGGCGATTCCAATGATAGCCTATTTGGCCAAGTTTCTAAAATATGTTTATTTTGAAAGTGTTTTTTGTCATAAGAACTTTTGAAGAAACACTTTTGAAGAGTAGCATTTTGTGTCCGTCCAATCAATTTGTAAAGCACTTTTGTCaatattttgaagtaatttGTGCTTGACAAAGGTTCCAAAAGTATTTCTAGGAAAAAACTGTTTTTTAGCTTCTACAAAACAACTTTTGTTATTATTCTAAAAcacttatttttttcataaaagcttGATCAAACGCCTCAAATTTCCAAAATAATCACTTTAGGCTTCCTAGAAGCTTGGACAAACAGGCTATAAGTTGAGAACATGTTTTAGTTATATTAGTATGTTTACTATAGGTCTTATACTTTCAAGGAGACTATAGACTATAGTCATGCCACATTGTATACTGGTAGAAAATATAGAgaacttatagtactttttgcttctatttatttttgtataatacGGTGTGGGATTGAGGCGGCATCGTTGTTGTTTCTGCTTGGAATGATTACGAGACCAAATAAAAGTTAGTCCTTGGGGAGAGCATCTAAAAGCAAACTCCCAAAGTGAGATAACTTCTAACAGAATTCTTGACTATTTAGAGTAAACAAATAAATGCAGCATAATATACCAAAGCCCCTCAGACATTCTCCCATTACATCATATAAATATAACCAGTCATTTTAGTTGGCTAATAATTGCATACTTCAagcacccaagggtgtgggCGTGTGGCCactggtcaatgaagtggggtTGAAAATCATAAGGTCTCAAGTTCGAATCCCAGCAGAGACAACAAAACATATGTCCTAACCTCGGTTGTCAGAGTTACCTAGTACGTGCAGGTATCCCTCCCATCAAGGTATGCGAAAACTGGCCAGACACCACAATTGAATATGACAACAGTTGCctcaaaatatccaaaataaagaaatagttacacaaaatttccaaattttatcAGCACATATTCTGCCAATCATATAAGCACTAACCAAAAACACTCACAGAAACTtattaaaatgcataaaaatttgatttttctttcaagTTATGGAAACATACCCATTACCCACCTGCCTAATACTCTTTCAAGGGTCTCAACATAGTAATCAATGACCTCAGTTTTGGAACTGACCCCATTGGGAGGGGTTTCCATGAGAACCATCCAGTGGCGTTGAGTTGTTGTAGAATTGGGAAAAGATGGGGAAATGTGTGTAatagatgatgaagaagaagctGTTATTGAAGTTGCTCTGTTTCTTGAAATCCCACAAGTACAACAGAATTTGAAAGAGTAGAGGTTTTTGGATGATTTATTATGCAAATTTGGGGTGAATTTGAAATGGGTTTTTAGGGTTTTAGCTGAAAATGTAGGGATTAtggagagagaagaagaagatgagtgAGGGAGAGTCACTTCCATGGCTCTCACACCCTTTGAAGCTCACACACTGCTTTGCTCTATCAAGAAATGATAAAATGAGGATATTTTAATGGGGAAGATTAAAGTTTTCCCACCATTACatatttactaaaaatattttttcctttttatataGAGCAAATTAAGTTAAACACCTCTATGATTtcacacttttttttaaaataaaaataaattgcgGGTACGAAATTGGGGTTTATAAGGTGGGAATCGAATTCTTATCAATAATGTGAAAGTTTAGGCAATTAAATCAATTGAGATACTAGGATTAGTGTTTTAAAAGGCAATTTTGGGACTCCTCTCGGGGAGGCCACTAACAAAATGTTTTGAGGTCGTGTGGGACTTAGTTCTACGAGGTTTACGCCTTAAGTGTCCGAGTGTATGCCCTAAATACGTCTAGCATCCAATAATTATGTTATTGTTTAACGTCTTAGAGTTATCATATCTTATTAGTTttctatttgaaaataattttatttatattcataAAGAAGTGATATTCTTAATTATAATACTGATAAACCTTATtgattagtattttttttagtgAGGTAAATTGTATAATATGatagtaatatattttaaaagattgTGATTCTTTTTTGTTTGAAAGTTAAGATGTTAGAGTTAATTTATATCTCATAATAACCTTTATATCCTTGCATTATTTATAATTGTAAAATCATGGTAGAAGTTATGCTCTCTATGTGTTTctttaatcatatttttaattttaataaactattaataaaaaaaattgctatTATAGGAGTACTATTTTTATTacattataaatcaaaaatttaaagattCATAGGGCTTACGTCTCATGACTCGGGGTTTATGCCTCGCTTCATGCTAAGTAAAATATCTTGTCTTACCTTGCCTCGCTTCGCCTCATGCCTCGTCTTTCAAAACATTGACTAAGATTTTTCCACTCAATTTTGAAATACATCTTATATATTTCTAAATCAAATATTTaggctttatttattttactaagattaatatatttgaatatGAATACATATTTAAACATTAAGATTAATATTCTGAATAACACATCAGAATATTAAAATGTTTGCATTAAGATAATTTGTTTTTTCAATATTTACATATACAAAGTttgtttttaaataaatttgtatACTAGTCGATGATGGTTGTGGTTGCTAACTTGAGATATGATATACATCTTACTAGGCACCTATAGACACTAATACTATTTGGGTGTGCTGGTTTAAATGATGCACACCTCCAAGGTGAGGTAACTGGGTTTGAATCCCATTTAGTAAttttcttgtttgtttgtttttttcatttttatatttgaagcttaaaaatattgaataaaataaggaaatagctAGTTTCAAACTTGCAATGGTGCAAAGTTCAAACAAGCTTTTAACAAACACAAAAGTAAAATCATGGAGTTGTTTATATACATGAACATCACTCCACAAAGGAAACTTTATCTAATGGAATCatttaattcaaatttatatgTTAGTACATTAGTTTTATGAATCGACATTGAATGACATGCTTTAACTAATGTGTATTAGCCGTTGATGATGCACCCATCTGTTTTCAAATCTTAAATTCGCCTCTAGTAGTAAGTAATGTGATAGATAAttgtaataataattaatagcaGTGGTTGGCGATATATGGTTGTTGGTTATATGATTGTAAAAGTATGGCTAGAAAATGATGATAGGTTATTATGTGGAATGACAATGGTAATTATGTTAGAGGATGATGATTGTCTTGAGTCTTGACCATGTAGCAAATAATTAACGAGTAACGAAGAATTAATAAAATTAGAGAAATAAAATGTCCTACCATTAACcatacaatattaaaagaaaacaataaaatatatcCTAACTTacattattaattaatgaaacAACTACTTTCACAGAATGTGCAATAggaaaatatataatcaaaGTCCATCCACCAACTAGTGGTTAGCAACAATCTTGGCCGTTTGATCAACCAATTAATGGTTCAAATTAATTCTCCTTAATTAATTAGTCAAATTTTGTGAAGCTTTTCAGCCTTAACCAATGGATTAGCCATAGCAATTGCCACCCTTCCCATTGACTTATAGTCAAAGGTACAACCATGCTGCTCAGGGTACCTATGTGAACCACAAAATGTGACCCCACACCTACATTTGAAACCGGTTAAACCAACCCGTTTCCGACACGTGGTACAACGATTCGACTGCACCTGAGGGGCTTGATCGGCCACAGTATTCAATTGCGCCCAAGGAACCTCAGCTACAGTATCTGACTGCACCTGAGGAACCCTAGTTGCAATCTTGATCTCTCGTGATTGTGAGACTTCAAGAATTGGCAACGATTTTGTACATGGCATGTACGTAGACATTGAttctgattgttgttgttgttggggaCGAGTCTTTTCCATAGCTAGTTGCGCGGTTCGCGATTGTTGTTCTTTCATGCAATGATCCTTATAGCATTTGGAACAAAGGTTCAAAGTTGTGGTGCTACCAAAGAACCCACAATTATTAGCACATAACCTATGCCCTCCTGCTTCTTGCATCCTTTGTTCCTCcgccattttttttttctttcaaacaaaCTTCGACTTTTCAAAAGAACACaacaaatttatatatatatatatatatgagcgaTCAATTTATTCAAATCAATCGCTCAATTTCCAAAAACAAGATTTCTCTACGTACCTTATACCCGTAAACAACAATATAATTGAACAAAAAAGTGCttataaataaatcaagaaaccAAATCAAAAATATGAACCAAACGTTAAAAGATGTCAAAGTTGAAAATGTGT
This Solanum dulcamara chromosome 1, daSolDulc1.2, whole genome shotgun sequence DNA region includes the following protein-coding sequences:
- the LOC129886562 gene encoding zinc finger A20 and AN1 domain-containing stress-associated protein 4-like, with translation MAEEQRMQEAGGHRLCANNCGFFGSTTTLNLCSKCYKDHCMKEQQSRTAQLAMEKTRPQQQQQSESMSTYMPCTKSLPILEVSQSREIKIATRVPQVQSDTVAEVPWAQLNTVADQAPQVQSNRCTTCRKRVGLTGFKCRCGVTFCGSHRYPEQHGCTFDYKSMGRVAIAMANPLVKAEKLHKI